A window from Pseudomonadales bacterium encodes these proteins:
- the dnaB gene encoding replicative DNA helicase: protein MSADFETAALKLPPHSVEAEQSVLGGMMLDSTAWEQVAELLSAEDFYLRDHRTIFEVMQRLIDSDQPIDVVTLSETLDRQGRLTEVGGLPYLVELARNTPTASNILAYATIVHERATRRRLIAVAGEIAASSFDPAGRSSAELIDEAESKVFQIADSRSSGAGPTGVNALLSRALERIDELYNAKSPITGQSTGFHDLDEMTSGLQPADLVVVAGRPSMGKTSFAMNMAEAAVITREQPVLIFSMEMPGESLMMRMLSSLGRIDQTRVRNGRLDDEDWPRLTSAISLLKDKPLFIDDSPALSPAEVRARTRRVVREHGPVGLIVIDYLQLMRLGGQVENRVNEISEISRSLKALAKEMNCPVIALSQLNRSLEQRTNKRPIMSDLRESGAIEQDADLILFIYRDEVYHEDSKDKGRAEIIIAKQRNGPIGTVHLAFMGRYTRFDDLAPASYEESAYRS, encoded by the coding sequence ATGTCGGCAGATTTCGAAACCGCGGCGCTGAAGCTCCCGCCCCACTCGGTCGAGGCCGAGCAGTCGGTGCTGGGGGGCATGATGCTCGACAGCACGGCCTGGGAGCAGGTCGCCGAGCTGTTGAGCGCCGAGGATTTTTACCTCCGCGATCACCGCACCATCTTCGAGGTGATGCAGCGGCTGATCGACAGCGACCAGCCGATCGATGTCGTCACCCTCTCCGAGACCCTCGATCGTCAGGGTCGTCTCACTGAAGTCGGCGGCCTGCCCTATCTGGTCGAGCTGGCCCGCAACACCCCGACCGCCTCGAACATCTTGGCCTATGCCACCATCGTGCATGAGCGCGCCACCCGACGACGGCTGATCGCGGTGGCCGGCGAGATCGCCGCCAGCAGCTTTGATCCGGCTGGGCGCAGCAGCGCCGAGCTGATCGATGAAGCCGAGAGCAAGGTGTTCCAGATTGCCGATTCGCGCAGCAGCGGTGCCGGGCCCACCGGCGTCAATGCGCTGCTGTCGCGCGCACTGGAGCGCATCGACGAGCTTTACAACGCCAAGTCGCCGATCACCGGCCAGAGCACCGGTTTTCACGACCTCGACGAGATGACTTCGGGGCTGCAACCGGCCGACCTGGTGGTGGTGGCGGGCCGGCCATCGATGGGCAAGACCTCGTTTGCGATGAACATGGCCGAGGCGGCGGTGATCACCCGCGAGCAGCCGGTGCTGATCTTCAGCATGGAGATGCCGGGCGAATCGCTGATGATGCGCATGCTCTCGTCGCTCGGGCGCATCGACCAGACCCGGGTGCGCAACGGCCGGCTCGACGACGAAGACTGGCCGCGCCTTACCTCGGCGATCAGCCTGCTGAAAGACAAGCCGCTCTTCATCGACGACAGCCCGGCGCTGTCGCCGGCCGAGGTGCGGGCCCGTACCCGCCGCGTGGTGCGCGAGCATGGCCCGGTCGGGCTGATCGTGATCGACTACCTGCAATTGATGCGGCTGGGTGGGCAGGTCGAGAACCGGGTCAACGAAATCTCCGAAATCTCCCGCTCGCTGAAGGCGCTGGCCAAGGAGATGAACTGCCCGGTCATCGCGCTTTCGCAGCTCAACCGCAGCCTGGAGCAGCGCACCAACAAGCGGCCGATCATGTCCGACCTGCGTGAATCCGGCGCCATCGAGCAGGATGCCGATCTGATCCTGTTCATCTACCGTGATGAGGTCTATCACGAGGATTCCAAGGACAAGGGACGGGCCGAGATCATCATCGCCAAGCAGCGTAACGGCCCGATCGGCACCGTCCATCTGGCCTTCATGGGGCGCTACACCCGGTTCGACGATCTGGCGCCCGCCAGCTATGAAGAGAGCGCCTACAGGTCCTGA
- the rpsF gene encoding 30S ribosomal protein S6 — MRHYEIVFLVHPDQSEQVPAMIERYKRAIEEGGGAIHRLEDWGRRQLAYPINKIHKAHYVLMNIEVGQPTLEELTTNFRYNDAVLRNLVIQRDEAVTEESPMMRGEKENRERREREAEAEARQASREERGRANDEEE; from the coding sequence ATGCGTCACTACGAGATTGTCTTTTTGGTTCATCCCGATCAGAGCGAGCAGGTGCCCGCGATGATCGAGCGCTACAAGCGCGCCATCGAAGAGGGCGGTGGTGCCATCCACCGGCTCGAGGATTGGGGTCGCCGTCAACTGGCCTATCCGATCAACAAGATCCACAAGGCCCACTATGTTCTGATGAACATCGAAGTGGGACAGCCGACACTCGAGGAGCTCACCACCAACTTCCGCTACAACGATGCGGTGCTGCGCAACCTGGTGATCCAGCGTGACGAGGCCGTCACCGAAGAGTCGCCGATGATGCGCGGCGAAAAGGAGAACCGCGAGCGCCGCGAGCGCGAGGCCGAAGCCGAAGCGCGCCAGGCCAGCCGCGAAGAGCGCGGTCGTGCGAATGACGAAGAGGAGTAG
- a CDS encoding 30S ribosomal protein S18, whose translation MTRYFRRRKFCRFSAEGVKEIDYKDIDTLLAYVSETGKIIPSRITGTKAKYQRQLSTAIKRARFLALIPYTDNRE comes from the coding sequence ATGACCCGCTATTTTCGTCGCAGAAAATTCTGTCGCTTCTCCGCCGAAGGGGTGAAGGAGATCGACTACAAGGACATCGACACCCTGCTGGCGTATGTCTCTGAAACCGGCAAGATCATCCCGAGCCGGATCACTGGCACCAAGGCCAAGTATCAGCGCCAGCTCTCCACCGCCATCAAGCGGGCCCGCTTTCTGGCGCTGATCCCTTATACCGACAACCGCGAGTGA
- the alr gene encoding alanine racemase, which yields MARPIRADIDLAALRHNLQWIRQRHPRHELVAVVKANGYGHGLVPTAQALAQADLLGVAAIDEAMLLRQAGLSQPILLMEGCFDASELDLAEQQGFELVIHSHWQLELLEAMPPRQPLRLWIKIDSGMHRLGFAPGQVAGIQPRLRRLAGLRELVWMSHLACADEPEHPANARQLACFARAIAGLPGRCSVRASASILGDAALPMADHFLRPGLMLYGASPCADRSALALGLRPAMTFRSRLIALRELAVGEPVGYGGRFVTRRPSRIGVVAAGYGDGYPRHASQGTPLLIRGQRVPLVGRVSMDMVTVDLTDLPAAAIGDEVILWGEGLPVDEVAAAAGTIAYQLLCNVTGRVPYRYR from the coding sequence ATGGCACGCCCGATCCGCGCCGACATCGACCTTGCCGCCCTGCGCCACAACCTGCAGTGGATCCGCCAGCGCCATCCCCGCCATGAACTGGTGGCGGTGGTCAAGGCCAATGGCTATGGACATGGGCTGGTGCCGACCGCGCAGGCGCTGGCGCAGGCCGATCTGCTGGGGGTGGCGGCGATCGACGAGGCCATGCTGCTGCGGCAGGCCGGTCTTTCACAGCCGATCCTGCTGATGGAGGGCTGCTTTGACGCCAGCGAGCTGGATCTGGCCGAGCAGCAGGGTTTTGAACTGGTCATCCACTCTCACTGGCAGCTCGAACTGCTGGAGGCGATGCCACCCCGGCAGCCGCTGCGGCTGTGGATCAAGATCGACAGCGGCATGCATCGGCTCGGCTTCGCCCCCGGGCAGGTGGCCGGGATCCAGCCGCGGCTGCGGCGCCTTGCCGGCCTGCGGGAGCTGGTCTGGATGAGCCACCTTGCCTGTGCCGATGAGCCGGAACATCCCGCCAATGCCCGCCAACTGGCCTGCTTTGCCCGGGCGATTGCCGGGTTGCCGGGGCGGTGCAGTGTGCGCGCCTCGGCCTCGATTCTCGGCGATGCCGCCCTGCCGATGGCCGACCACTTTCTGCGGCCCGGCCTGATGCTCTATGGGGCATCGCCCTGTGCCGACCGATCGGCGCTGGCGCTGGGTCTGCGCCCGGCGATGACGTTCCGCAGCCGGCTGATCGCCCTGCGCGAGCTGGCCGTCGGTGAGCCGGTGGGCTATGGCGGTCGGTTCGTCACCCGGCGTCCGAGCCGGATCGGTGTCGTCGCCGCCGGTTACGGCGATGGCTATCCGCGCCATGCCAGCCAGGGCACCCCGCTGCTGATCCGTGGCCAGCGCGTGCCGCTGGTGGGTCGGGTGTCGATGGACATGGTCACGGTCGATCTGACCGATCTGCCCGCCGCGGCGATTGGTGACGAGGTGATTCTCTGGGGCGAAGGATTGCCGGTGGATGAGGTGGCCGCCGCCGCCGGCACCATCGCCTATCAACTGCTCTGCAATGTCACCGGCAGGGTGCCTTACCGCTACCGGTGA
- the rplI gene encoding 50S ribosomal protein L9 — MEVILLERVGNLGNLGDRVAVKSGYARNFLIPFGKAAPATAKNIAQLEAQRAELERAAQARQAAAEARAAALADLVVTLAVNAGDEGKLFGSIGTRDIAEAITAAGHPAEKSEVRLPNGTIRELGEHQVVLQLHNEVVAEIKLMVVRA, encoded by the coding sequence ATGGAAGTGATTCTGCTTGAGAGAGTGGGCAACCTGGGCAACTTGGGTGACCGGGTGGCGGTCAAGTCCGGTTATGCACGCAACTTTCTGATTCCGTTCGGCAAGGCGGCTCCGGCCACCGCCAAGAACATTGCCCAGCTCGAAGCGCAGCGGGCCGAGCTTGAGCGCGCAGCCCAGGCACGGCAGGCGGCGGCCGAGGCACGGGCCGCCGCGCTGGCGGACCTGGTGGTCACCCTGGCGGTCAACGCCGGCGACGAAGGCAAGCTGTTCGGCTCGATCGGCACCCGTGACATTGCCGAGGCGATCACGGCGGCGGGTCACCCGGCCGAGAAGAGTGAAGTGCGTCTGCCGAATGGCACCATTCGCGAGCTGGGCGAGCATCAGGTCGTGCTTCAGCTGCACAATGAAGTGGTGGCCGAAATCAAGCTGATGGTGGTTCGCGCCTGA